Genomic DNA from Acidimicrobiales bacterium:
GTCAGCACGATCCGGCGGCGGCTGCCGATGGCCCGGTTGATCGGTGTCGGCGCTGCCCTTCCCGCCCGGGCCAGCTCCCACACACCGCCGACCGTGCGCAGCACGGAGCGGACGGCAGAGACCGGGTCGGCGGTGACGCTCCGTGCGCCGGCCAGTAGATCGCGACCGGGAGCGGCGAGTTGATGGGCGAGAGTTGAGACGAAGATGCGTCGCCCGCTCGGCTGAGAGCTCGATGGCGTCCCGGTCCCGGCGTCTGGGTGTGCCGGGGTCCCGTCGAGAAGCCCGTCCACCAAGGCCAGGACTCCGATGCCATCGGCAAGGGCGTGGTGCACCTTCAACACGATGGCCTGGCGACGATCCGACAACCCATCCAGGAGCCAGAGCTGCCAGAGCGGATCGGCCCGGTCGAGCGGATCCGCGAGGATGGCCTCGAGGGCCTCCTCGAGCTGGCGCTGACCGCCGGGCTCGGCCACGGTGCGCTCGAGGACGTGCCGGTCGACATCGAGATCCGGGACGTCCACCCACGCCGGCCGGGCGAACGAGCCCCACGGATGGGCAAGGCGCTGACGAAGCCTCGGGACGGTGCCAGCGTCGATCGCGCCGGCGATGCGTGCGGCCAGCTCGGCCCGGGTAACGGAGCCGTCGTTGCCCGAGGAGTCGACGATCGCGACGCCACCTACATGTTGGGGCGCCCCCGGAGCTTCGGCATTGAGGAAGAAGGCGTCGTTGGGGCGGACGGTCTCGACCCGCTTCCCAGCCATCCCGACCATGATCGCCTACCTGCGATCCCCCGGACAAGTGAGGTCTCCGGCGCCAACGCAACGCCCCGGAGGCCGCCTACGCAGATCGAAGGCTGATGGCGTGCCGGCCCTTGGCGCCCGACTCGGATTCGAAATGGACCCGTTGGCCCTCGGTCAGCTCGGGGTTGCCGCTGTCCTTCACGGCGCTGTGGTGGACGAAGACGTCCTTGCCCCCATCGTCGGGGATGATGAACCCGTAGCCCTTGGCCGAGTTGAACCACCGCACGGCTCCGGCGGTCGCGGTCCCGTTGTTCCGCGGGCCCCGGATCACAGGTGCGGAAGCTCGGCGCGAAGGGCGCGGTGCCTTCGCCGCCGGCGCACGCGGTGTCGGCTGGTGACGGGTGGGCGTGGCGACGCTCCCGACGCCGACCAGGGCTGCGGTGCGGGCGTCACCCGGGCCGACCGGCCCGGTACGGGCATGGACCTTGGCCTTGGTCAACAGCGCGGTTACGTCGCGGGTCTGATCGGTCGTGGCGACCGTAACCACCGCTCCGGCGGCGCCGGCCCGGGCGGTACGTCCCGACCGGTGGAGGTACGCCTTGTGGTCGGCGGGTGGGTCCACGTGCACGACGAGGGCCACGTCCTCCACATGGATGCCGCGAGCTGCGATGTCGGTCGCGACCAGGACGCGGACGGTGCCGGCGGCGAATGCCGCCAGGTTGCGCTCCCGGGCCCGCTGGGTGAGGTCGGCGTGCAGGTCCAGCGCCGGGATGCCGGCAGCGGTCAGATGGCGGGCCAGCTTGCGGGCGGCGTGCTTGGTCCGGGTGAACAGCAGGCTGCGGCTCGACCCGGACGCCAGCTCGGCGACCACGGCGGCCTTGTCGGCTGTCCGGACGGTGAAGAGATGATGGTCCAGGTGGGCGGGGGAGCTCTCCGGGGGGTCGATCGAGTGGGTGACCGGCGCCCGGAGGTAGCGGGAGGCCAGGACGTTGACGGCGCCGTCCAGGGTGGCCGAGAAGAACAGGCGCTGTCCCTTGCCCGGTGTCTGGTCCAGGAGCCGGCGCACCGCGGGCAGGAATCCCAGGTCGGCGAGGTGGTCGGCCTCGTCGAGCACGGTGATCCGCACCCC
This window encodes:
- a CDS encoding wax ester/triacylglycerol synthase family O-acyltransferase yields the protein MAGKRVETVRPNDAFFLNAEAPGAPQHVGGVAIVDSSGNDGSVTRAELAARIAGAIDAGTVPRLRQRLAHPWGSFARPAWVDVPDLDVDRHVLERTVAEPGGQRQLEEALEAILADPLDRADPLWQLWLLDGLSDRRQAIVLKVHHALADGIGVLALVDGLLDGTPAHPDAGTGTPSSSQPSGRRIFVSTLAHQLAAPGRDLLAGARSVTADPVSAVRSVLRTVGGVWELARAGRAAPTPINRAIGSRRRIVLTDVPVAVMRAARRHHGATDNDVILAAVVGAIHDWLTTEGLEPPATLRTVVPVSTRSRRSRDPGNWTATLTVDLPAEAMPPSQRLRKVVEATTAAKRSNQRLGSQFVMHALGSWAPPRLHGLFARFSYQGAWFNLIVSNVPGVRRPRSLCGAPVVAAYPVIPLVPEVGLTVASMRWDDRITFGFVADPGTVGDLDKLAVSALDLIADLATS
- a CDS encoding cold-shock protein, with product MRGPRNNGTATAGAVRWFNSAKGYGFIIPDDGGKDVFVHHSAVKDSGNPELTEGQRVHFESESGAKGRHAISLRSA